One window from the genome of Salvia miltiorrhiza cultivar Shanhuang (shh) chromosome 7, IMPLAD_Smil_shh, whole genome shotgun sequence encodes:
- the LOC130991562 gene encoding uncharacterized protein At5g19025 yields MRHLHHSITAMAPSSSLRKTPIPKTPAPNHPNSPNCPSLCRHSPSATLDLLIFILVLFSGAFLIVSCFSYLFQSLSLILPPFSTVAAHFHRHFASNPQSQLIFFTLFAVSFVGFVIFFEICCGHRSRRCERKGCRGLKKAMEFDLQLQGEELLRSGDANKAVRDVNELPWKGGGEDNPDYECLRAELRKMAPPNGRAVLLFRDKCGCPVAKLEGWGPKRGRRHKKSLSLTAGGDQR; encoded by the exons ATGCGCCATCTCCACCACTCCATCACCGCCATGGCCCCTTCCTCCTCCCTCAGAAAAACCCCAATTCCAAAAACCCCCGCCCCCAACCACCCGAATTCCCCGAACTGCCCCTCCCTCTGCCGCCACTCGCCCTCCGCCACTCTGGACCTCCTCATCTTCATCCTCGTCCTCTTCTCCGGCGCCTTCCTCATCGTCTCCTGCTTCTCGTATCTCTTCCAGTCGCTCTCTCTCATCCTGCCCCCCTTCTCCACCGTGGCCGCGCATTTCCACCGCCATTTCGCCTCCAATCCGCAGTCGCAGCTGATCTTCTTCACGCTGTTCGCGGTCTCCTTCGTCGGCTTTGTAATCTTCTTCGAGATCTGCTGCGGGCACAGATCGAGGAGGTGCGAGAGGAAAGGGTGTAGGGGGCTGAAGAAGGCGATGGAGTTCGATTTGCAGCTGCAGGGCGAGGAGCTGCTGCGCTCCGGCGACGCGAATAAGGCGGTGAGAGATGTGAATGAGCTGCCGTGGAAAGGGGGCGGCGAGGATAACCCTGATTACGAGTGCCTGCGGGCGGAGCTGAGGAAGATGGCGCCGCCTAATGGCCGCGCCGTGCTGCTGTTTCGCGACAAATGTGGATGCCCCGTTGCCAAGCTCGAAGGCTGGGGGCCGAAACGCGGCCGGCGCCACAAGAA GAGTCTGTCTCTTACTGCTGGGGGAGATCAAAGGTGA
- the LOC130991564 gene encoding pentatricopeptide repeat-containing protein At5g19020, mitochondrial: MALSTVSLHSIQTLLKNRAASLEFSLVSALKSISSSPSLISYGQQLHCLVLKSGLNFNVFIQNSLISMYSKTGMFSCARSIFESSPKLDYVSFNIMLAGYVKHSRLGDAHKLFAKMPLRNCVSYTTMIMGFAKNECYGDAIALFREMRLLGVVPGEVTMSSVLSSYARADGTRTNAMLLHGLVAKLGLDTRVIVSTNLVLLYSVGSSLDDARIIFDSMVDRTVVSWNVMLNGYVKGGLLDLARGMFEWIPGKDVVSWGTMVDGYIQAGRWREALALYCEMRHTGLRPNEVMAVDIVSACGQEARLHEGRQFHALAVKMGMNCYDFMQATLIHFYFACQQVELAYLQFEEGTKDHVACWNALIAGLMRNGMVNDAARLFRTMPQRDVFSWSSMISGYAQNGQHSSALEVFREMVDEGFKPNEITMVSVFSAISSLSSLKEGRWAHEFIHRNSIPITDKLGAAIIDMYAKCGRIDSALEVFDQIRHKARDVSPWNAIICGLAMHGDAEAALRIFGYLQSRKIKPNSITFIGVLTACCHAGLVEAGKGHFRSMKAMYGVEPNIKHYGCMVDLLGRAGRLHEAEELVRTMPMKADAVIWGTLLAACKMYEDTDIGERAARNLAMVEPSHGPSRVLLSNLYADAGRWDDAFLVRTAMQNNNLARSPGYSGVV; this comes from the coding sequence ATGGCTCTCTCCACAGTTTCCCTTCATTCCATCCAAACCCTTCTCAAGAACCGCGCAGCTTCTTTAGAATTCTCGCTAGTTTCGGCGCTCAAATCCATCTCATCTTCCCCTTCATTAATCTCCTACGGCCAGCAACTGCATTGCCTCGTGCTAAAATCAGGGCTCAATTTCAATGTCTTCATACAAAACAGCTTGATCAGCATGTACTCCAAAACCGGGATGTTCTCGTGCGCGAGATCGATTTTCGAAAGCTCCCCGAAGCTGGACTACGTCTCGTTTAACATAATGCTTGCCGGGTATGTGAAACACAGCCGTTTGGGCGATGCCCACAAACTGTTTGCGAAAATGCCGCTGAGAAATTGCGTCTCCTATACGACTATGATTATGGGGTTTGCTAAGAATGAGTGCTACGGCGACGCCATTGCGCTTTTCAGGGAGATGAGACTGTTGGGAGTGGTGCCTGGAGAAGTGACGATGTCGAGTGTGCTATCATCTTACGCGCGTGCCGATGGAACTAGGACGAATGCAATGCTTCTGCACGGGTTGGTGGCGAAGCTCGGCCTTGACACGCGTGTTATTGTTTCGACGAATTTGGTTCTTCTCTATAGCGTTGGTTCGTCTCTTGATGATGCAAGAATCATCTTTGATAGCATGGTGGATAGGACTGTGGTGTCTTGGAATGTGATGTTGAATGGTTATGTGAAAGGAGGGCTGCTTGATTTGGCTAGAGGTATGTTTGAATGGATTCCCGGGAAGGACGTCGTCTCTTGGGGCACGATGGTTGATGGATATATACAAGCCGGGAGGTGGAGAGAGGCGTTGGCGCTCTATTGTGAAATGAGGCACACCGGCTTGAGGCCTAATGAAGTTATGGCTGTTGACATTGTCTCTGCTTGTGGGCAGGAGGCTAGATTGCACGAGGGTCGACAGTTTCATGCTTTAGCAGTGAAGATGGGGATGAACTGCTACGACTTCATGCAGGCGACGTTGATTCATTTCTATTTCGCATGTCAGCAAGTTGAGCTTGCTTATTTGCAATTTGAGGAAGGAACTAAGGATCATGTAGCTTGTTGGAATGCCCTTATTGCGGGGCTGATGAGGAACGGCATGGTGAATGATGCTGCGCGTTTGTTTAGGACAATGCCACAGCGGGATGTTTTCTCTTGGAGCTCGATGATCTCTGGTTATGCTCAAAACGGGCAGCATAGTTCGGCCCTTGAGGTTTTTCGTGAGATGGTTGACGAAGGGTTTAAGCCTAATGAAATCACGATGGTCAGTGTTTTCTCTGCAATCTCTAGCTTGAGCTCGTTGAAGGAGGGGAGATGGGCACACGAGTTCATCCATCGTAACTCAATACCAATCACTGACAAGTTGGGTGCAGCCATCATTGACATGTATGCCAAATGTGGGCGCATTGATTCCGCTCTAGAAGTGTTTGATCAAATCCGACACAAGGCCAGAGACGTCTCTCCTTGGAATGCGATCATCTGTGGCTTGGCCATGCACGGGGATGCAGAGGCGGCCTTGAGAATCTTCGGATACTTGCAGAGTCGAAAGATAAAGCCCAATTCAATCACATTCATCGGAGTCTTGACCGCTTGTTGCCATGCTGGTTTAGTGGAAGCCGGGAAAGGCCATTTTAGGAGCATGAAAGCTATGTATGGTGTGGAGCCTAACATTAAGCATTACGGGTGTATGGTGGATCTGTTAGGCCGAGCTGGGAGGCTGCACGAAGCAGAAGAACTCGTGAGAACCATGCCTATGAAGGCGGATGCTGTAATTTGGGGCACGTTGTTGGCAGCGTGTAAAATGTACGAGGATACTGATATAGGAGAAAGAGCTGCTCGAAATCTGGCTATGGTGGAACCATCACACGGTCCGAGTAGAGTGCTGCTGTCTAACCTTTATGCAGACGCAGGCAGGTGGGACGATGCTTTCCTCGTGCGGACAGCAATGCAAAACAATAACCTTGCAAGATCACCGGGTTACAGTGGTGTCGTGTAA
- the LOC130991560 gene encoding DUF21 domain-containing protein At4g14240-like, producing MQPINAVALLTIVYRKAAGAAALPTADIDFGTFTWFTYAGISCFLVIFAGICSGLTLALMPLSQVELEVLRRSGSPSEKKQAAAIIPVVQKQHQLLVTLLLCNAVAMEALPLYLDKMFNPFVAIIMSVTFVLIFGEVIPQAICARYGLAVGANFICVVQVMLVICYPICYPIGKLLDWTLGHSEPLFRRDQLKAFVSIHGEEAGKGGELTHDETTIISGALDLTKKIAEEAMTPIESTFSLDVNSNLDWEAVGKIITSGHSRIPVYHGSPRNIIGVLLVKSLLTVRPETATPVSDVSIRRIPCVPADMPLYDILNEFQKGSSHMAAVMRAKGSRTRPSFCEARGENSSTESSLTTPLLSNRAEKPESIAIDIYPDPMPPLKSKTSELEDGEVVGIITLEDVFEELLQEEIVDETDEFVDVHRRIRVMAAAAASSLVQSPSFRRLAMQKGVYKPGSTPRKSAELGSPAASFLRSFGDTLSANMR from the exons ATGCAACCGATCAATGCGGTGGCGCTGCTGACCATTGTGTATAGAAAAgccgccggcgccgccgcccTACCGACGGCGGATATAGATTTCGGCACGTTTACGTGGTTCACTTACGCCGGAATATCATGCTTCCTGGTGATCTTCGCCGGAATATGCTCCGGCCTCACGCTGGCCCTCATGCCGTTGAGCCAAGTCGAGCTCGAGGTCCTCCGCCGCAGCGGCTCCCCGTCGGAGAAAAAACAGGCTG CTGCAATAATTCCGGTTGTTCAGAAGCAGCACCAGCTTCTCGTGACATTGCTTTTATGCAATGCTGTTGCAATGGAG GCGCTGCCGTTGTACCTGGATAAGATGTTCAATCCATTTGTTGCCATTATAATGTCTGTGACTTTTGTTCTAATTTTTGGAGAG GTTATTCCTCAAGCCATATGTGCTAGATATGGACTTGCTGTTGGTGCCAACTTCATTTGCGTCGTTCAAGTAATGCTGGTTATATGCTACCCTATTTGTTACCCAATTGGGAAG CTGCTGGACTGGACGCTCGGGCACAGCGAGCCACTCTTCAGACGAGACCAGTTGAAGGCCTTCGTGTCTATTCACGGAGAGGAG GCAGGGAAAGGTGGTGAACTCACACATGATGAGACCACTATTATCAGTGGAGCACTAGATTTAACAAAGAAG ATTGCTGAGGAGGCCATGACGCCGATTGAGTCTACATTTTCGTTGGACGTGAACTCAAACTTAGACTG GGAAGCTGTAGGCAAGATCATAACGAGTGGCCATAGTCGAATACCTGTCTATCACGGGAGCCCAAGGAACATCATCGGAGTTCTACTG GTTAAGAGTCTGCTTACAGTTAGACCAGAAACAGCAACGCCAGTGAGCGATGTTTCCATACGCAGAATCCCTTG TGTTCCAGCAGATATGCCTCTGTACGACATACTCAACGAGTTTCAGAAAGGCAGCAGTCACATGGCTGCTGTGATGAGGGCGAAGGGGAGTAGAACGAGGCCTTCGTTTTGTGAAGCTAGGGGCGAGAACTCAAGCACGGAGTCGAGCCTGACCACTCCGTTGCTGTCAAATAGAGCAGAGAAGCCGGAGAGCATAGCTATTGATATCTACCCGGACCCAATGCCGCCTCTCAAAAGTAAGACGAGTGAATTagaagacggagaagttgttggAATCATCACTTTGGAAGACGTATTTGAAGAACTTCTGCAGGAGGAAATTGTGGATGAGACCGATGAATTTGTTGATGTGCACAGAAG AATACGCGTGATGGCAGCTGCAGCAGCTTCTTCATTGGTGCAATCTCCATCATTTAGGAGGCTAGCTATGCAGAAAGGAGTT TATAAGCCGGGATCAACTCCCAGAAAATCGGCTGAGCTCGGCTCCCCTGCAGCGTCGTTTCTAAGAAGCTTCGGAGACACACTTTCTGCAAATATGAGATga